In the genome of Oncorhynchus nerka isolate Pitt River linkage group LG27, Oner_Uvic_2.0, whole genome shotgun sequence, the window ACCGCCAGACAGTAATAACAAATTATATTAATATTCCCTGCATAATGGGGGGGGGTTCCCACACTAGGTGGAACACCCACACaggtgtatgcacacacacacacacactttcaaatTAAGGATCTCTCATGAGTTTGTAAATGTGTAAAATCAACCTCCTACAGAGGTTGTCAATATATAATTGAATATTACTGAAACTGAAGAAAAGGCAGAAGGGGCAATTAAGTTTCATTTTCAATATTATTCAATATTACATTTACACCCCTAAAACATCCAGCTGACTGTGTCCGTGTGTGTTTAAGTGACTGAGTAGAGGGAGAAGCagggagatacagttgaagtcgggaagtttacatacacttaggttggagtccttaaaacccgtttttcaaccactccacaaatgtcttgttaacaaactagagttttggtaagtcagttaggacatctactttgtgcatgacacaagtcatttttccaacaattgtttacagacagattatttcacttataattcactgtatcacaattccagtgggtcagaagtttacatacaccaagttgactgtgcctttaaacaggttggaaaattccaaaaaatgaagtcatggctttagaagcttctgattggctaactGACATaatctgagtcaattggaggtgtacctgtggatgtatttcaaggtctaccttcaaactcagtgcctctttgcttgacatcatggaaaaataaatcagccaagacctcagaaaaagaattgtagacctccacaagtctggttcatacttgggagcaatttccaaatgcctgaaggtaccacgttcatctgtacaaacaatagtaagcaaatataaacaccatgggaccacgcagacgtcataccactcagggaggagacatgttctgtctcctagagatgaacgtactttggtgcgaaaagtgcaaatcaatcccagaacaacagcaaaggaccttgtgaagatgctggaggaaacaggtacaaacatatctatatccacagtaaaatgagtcctatatcgacataacctgaaaggccgctaaagcaaggaagaagccactgctccaaaaccgccataaaaaaggcagacaaaattatgtggatatatctaagcaacatctcaagacatcagtcaggaagttaaagcttggtcgcaaatgggtcttccaaatggacaatgaccccaagcatacttccaaagctgtggcaaaatggcttaaagacaacaaagtcaaggtattggagtggccatcacaaagccctgacctcaatcctataaaaagtttgtgggcagaactgaaaatgtgtgtgcgagcaaggaggcctacaaacctgactcagttataccagctctgtcaggaggaatggcccaaaattcacccaacttattgtgggaagcttatggaaggctacccgaaacatttgacccaagttaaacaatttaaaggcaatgctaccaaataccaattgagtgtatgtaaacttctgacccaatgggaatgtgatgaaataaataaaagatgaaataaatcatgctccctactattattctgacatttcacattttttaaatgaagtggtgttcctaactgacctaagacagggagtttTTACTCCCTGGAGTAAATGTCAGGAAATTTGAgaacctgagtttaaatgtatttggctaaggtgtatgtaaaccttcgacttcaactgtacatcctgTTTAGAGCAGCCTGCTGTATAAAAGGGGCAGTTGTCACAGTAAAGCCCTCACTCTTCTTCTATTACGCCCAGTCTGATTTCACCATCTAGAGAGCGCTGCTGCCATCTCCCTTCTCTATTCACACTGGATTTAATGCACCCAAATTGCACCAATTATGACTGCATTCTAAATCTGTATTTCCGTGACGATGATTACTACAATTTTGCGACCTTTTGAGACGGGGTGCAGAAAAGAGAAGGTTGGGGAGACGATTCTCCACTTTGTTGCCAAGGGAACTAGAACAAAAGACAGGTGTTAAAGTACATCAGTGCTTCATTGAATTTGGCACATTATCCTATTACAGTTGACAGTGTGTGCAAGGGAGGGATGAAAATCAGTTGCTTACGTCCACAAGGGACATGAATAAAACAAAATGATAAAAGGCACTCGGTTTCCTGTCCGCCCATATCTGACATGAATGGATAGGTCAGAGCAAAGGTGCTACTGTAGTATCATGGTCACCTACCAAAGCATGGTCCGTCAGAGAGACGTTAGAGGAAATAGACAAATCTGGTGCATTTTCAAAGAACTGTATTTGAACAGGGTTTATGAGAGGTCATTTAGTCAACTCTCTTATACACCTCTTTCAATCTATGCCAGCCAGGGGTTTCATGGGGCTCAGGCTCTTAATGTACTGTATCAGACAATAACATCCATGCTTTATCTTTCAGCAAACAGTTCATTCTTGATTGTGTTTAGACATTTTAGGTTTTGTTTTTCACACAAAAAGCTCCAACTAGTCTACATTCTACACGGCTTCCCCTGGCCCTGAGAAGCAGGAGCAGGCCTGCTCCCTGgtgatggaaacaggaacatTCGCCTCCCCCTGTCAGACAGATGTGAATTCATTTCAGCGTGCCAATGCTGACCTCAGAGAAAAATAACCACCCAGAACTGGTATAGCAACCTGAGGCAGGGGGTGCATCTCAAAACTTTAAAATGGcttcctctctttgtctcctctccttccagtctACACTCATCTGAAAACATGGAAGAGGTGAAAGGTGTCCCTTTCTTCTTCATATCTAAATATAGTTGAaatcggaagattacatacacctcaACCCGAAACATTgaaacttagtttttcacaattcctgacatttaattgtcgtaaaaattccctgtcttgtgtcagttaggatcaccactttattttaagaatgtgaaatatcagaataatagtagagaatgatttatttcagcttttatttctttcatcacattcccagtgggttagaagtttacataaacaatCTAATTgagttaaattgtttaacttaggtaaaacatttcgggtagccttccacaaacttcccactataagttgggtgaatattggcccattcctcctgacagagctggtgtaactgagtcaggtttgtaggcctccttgctcgcacacgctttttcagttctgcccacaaagtttctatagattgaggtaagggctttgtaatggccactccagtaccttgactttgttgtccttaagccattttgccacaatgctgatgctccagattctcaactagtctaaaggccagttttattccttctttaatcaaaacaaccgttttcagctgtgctaacataatttcaaaagggttttctaatgatcaattagcctttaaaaatgATCAACTTTGATTAGCTAACATAAAATGtcgttggaacacaggagtgatggttgctgataatgggcctctgtatgcctatgtagatattccattaaaaaatctgccatttccagctacaatagtcatttacaacattaacaatgtctacactgtatttctgatcaatttgatattattttaattgacaaaaaaattgcttttctttcaaaaacaaggacatttctaagtgaccccaaacttttgaattatatactgtatatatatatatatatatatatatatatatatacattggtGCAGATAAAGGAAGAAATGAAAAGGGTTGGAAGCCACTTTAGACAAATAAGATGAACTACAGAGCAAATGCCTGTCTGTTCCACACACTCAGCTCACCAATGTTTCTGTGCTGTGACCCACCAAAAGCGTTTGGAATTCTACTTTGACACAATGAATAAACAAAACGTGGTCTTTAACAACAACCGAAAACAAAATCGGCCACAGCACACCATTTGGTAAACAGTGGACTATTCCACATGTACTCCAAACTCACAGTCCTGAAAGAAACAACACTTCACTGAGGTACATACACATGCATGTATTTTCAGTTCCTTTATAACAACTTATAGAGGGGTAAATAACCATATGAATAATTAAAGAAAATAAAACAATGCACATTTCGTAGTATGAAATTCCATCAATTATATGAAAGAAACAGATGAATAACTGCATGATTTCCCTAAATAAAAAGGTACCAAAAAATATAATTCAATACGATTCTAAAGTACACAGTAGTAGTAATATCAAAACCATTCATTAATCTTtgtaatattaattacagtacCATAGCtacctgcctgttcaccccgctatcatccagaaggcgaggtcagtacaggtgcatcaaagctgggaccgagagactgaaaaacagcttctatctcaaggccatcagactgttaaacagccaccactaacattgagtggctgctgccaacacactgtcattgacactgacccaactccagccactttaataatgggaattgatgggaaattatgtaaatatatcactagccactttaaacaatgctaccttatataatgttacttaccctacattattcatctcatatgcatacgtatatactgtactctacatcatcgactgcatccttatgtgatacatgtatcactagccactttaactatgccactttgtttactttgtctacatactcatctcatatgtatatactgtactcgataccatctactgtatgctgctctgtaccatcactcattcatatatccttatgtacatattccttatccccttacactgtgtataagacagtagttttggaattgttagttagattacttgttggttatcactgcattgtcggaactagaagcacaagcatttcgctacactcgcattaacatctgctaaccatgtgtatgtgacatataaaatttgatttgatttgatagctaCAGTTAAAACGTATGTTTTATTTGTGTACAACCCACTATTGGCAAAAAACAATACACTGTATTATTTACCCAATAATAACGTTTTTTATGTGATTCATTGAAACAAGGCACATCAGAGGGAAAACATTCCTTCAGAAGCATTTGTGCCGGTTCTTTAGTGTGTTGTTTCGGTCCTGAAGGTTTTTCCTTGGACAGGTAGTTACAGCCTGAGACCAGAACACCCCAGCAGCCAGGAGATCCCATCTAAGACACCAGACAGAGACTCTGCTACTGTGTCCTGAACCTGGAAAGAGACATGGCCAAATATAAAGGGTATTTCACAAAGACAAGACAGACACACtacagagaccagaccagaccagaccagacagacagagagagactgactcacCATCCAGGGGTTGGGCAGCATGGGCAGGCAGAGTCTCTGAGCCATATCCACACAGGGGGTTCTGGTACTATTGGAGCTGGTGGTTCTGATCTGGTCTGGTTCCTCTCtggacacacaggacaggaccagGAGGGGTCTGGAGGATGAGCCTAAGGCAGGGTCCACCAACGCCTGGATCTGAGCCCACTCCACCTCCCCATCATCACCTAATAGGAGACAGACACATCATATGGTGAcattttcacagggaagttgtaAAGATGTTGCCATAAACAGCTGCGTCATTTCTAAATACACGGCATGCCACATACAGTCATAGAAAATGagattgaaatacagaaaatcgCGATTACATTGTGTCACGAATAAAGAgtaagcatctgctaaatgaccaaaaagCCTGCAAGGAGACAACAAGGCCCTAGGAATAGAAGCAAGTATGAGGAATGTAATGGAATCTTGCTATTACCTCTTCCTGGCTCTGCGTTGGCCACATAGATGAACCCATCCACCGCCTGACACACTTCCTGGACCTGAGGGGTGGGGCTAAAATGTGGGTGTCCTGATTGGTCCCTTCCCTCCTGGATGAAGAGTTTGTTGCTGACACTCTGCTGTTCCATgcgggctctctccctctctgccctgtacACACAACCACAACGGGTAATGgtagacatacacacacgcatgcacatgaGCGCCATTGCAATACCTTGAATGGTAACTCTACATCCCTTATCAGTCATAGGAGGACAATAGTGATAACACTAACCTGTTGGTTGAGTAGAGAGTCAGAATGTTGAATTTGTGCTGGTTTTTGTACACGTAACTAATCCCAGATCCAATACCTGGAAAAAACAACATTGGTTTTGTTTAGTTGGTgagcccccccaaaaaacaaaggCTTTAGGTGGGCCGCCCACCACAGCACAGAACTTGGCAACTGCTTCTGGTTGGTCAGTACTAGTGCCGGATGGTTTTACTACGGTTCACCATGTACTGTACCTAACTTACCTATTCAGCATTCAACTGTTGAGATTATTGTAAGAAAATACAATTCAGGTAACACCAATATGGTGGATGTTTATTGTAACTGTGGATTACAATAAACATGTTTATTGTAACTCTGATTTTGCTTTCGCCTGCAACAGAAAGTCTTGAGGAGGTTCACCCTGTAAAAGGATGGATCAGAGAGGACAGTGGGTAACCCACCATTGATCTGTCTCTGGGGTATCCCTGCTACAAGGAGCACATCTGGGGTGTGCATGAGCTTGGTCACCATGGAGACATCCAGCTGTTCCATGCCGGGGCCAAACATGGCGTAGCGCGGCTCAGTGGCGGTGGGCACCAGCGACTGGAGGAAGGAAGTCACAACGCTGTATGGCGGCCTCTGGGGAAACCATTGCTGTCTGCAGGCTGGGTAGCCCTTTAGATAACTAAGAAGAGACAGGCAATTATTACTTAGGTAGGCAGGGAGGGACAGTTCCATTGCTGAAGTGAGTGACTAATACATTTGGACGACTAATGACTCAAGCAAAATGTCTTGACAAGTCTGACTTATATGGCCTCCTGGAAAATCAATCTACCAACCAAATGCATTCACAATCTTTCCATAGCCTGGGTACTAAACTATATATGCATTCGACAAGGCTTCATTACTTACatgtttgtcatttagcagacactcttgtcCAGAGCatcagtcagtgcattcaacttaTGTAAGATTACCAAATATCACAGTAAATCCTTGTCTTCCTCATGCATCCCAATACCTGAGTTTCAGACCAGTACCTACTCTGTCATGAAGTCATGACCTggctcctccatctccttctcccccacACACAGAGGGGTGTGTAAGGCCTCTAACCGGGGCATGGTCACATGGTTGATGGAGGGCCATTTAGGCATGTCCCTGACCAGAAAGTATCTCCATAGTAAGGGGTCTCTGACCATAGCCCTCCAGTAGCTACTAGTGGCCCCCAGACGACAGAGGTCCACAGGAGACAGCAGGGTCATGATCAGGAACTGTAGGTCCACCTgtagtgagagagatggggagagaaggaggagagtatTGAAAGTATTGAATCTGCTGGTTGATGATGGTGCATACGACTGTTTTGATgatacacatcagggtcatattCACCAAACATTCATAGGCACCACCAAACGAAAGAAAATGGACTTGGACTACCTGAACTGGTCCAATAAGAAAGGCTCTGGCCAAACAGTATTTatcctgcagtagtttatgtgtcgggtatagctggagtatttatcctgtcttatccggtgtcctgtgtgaatttaagtatgctctctctaattctttctttctctctctctctcggaggacctgcgccctaggaccatgcctcaggactacctggcacgatgactccttgttgtccccagtccacctggccgtgctgctgctccagtttaaactgttctgcctgcggctatggaacactgacctgttcactgtgattattattatttgaccatgctggtcatttatgaacattttaacatcttggccatgttctattataatctccacccagcacagccagaagaggactggccacccctcatagcttggttcctctctaggtttcttcctaggttttggcctttcttgggagtttttcctagctaccgtgcttctacacctgcattgcttgctgtttggggttttaggctgggtgtctgtacagcactgtgatatataaatacatttgattaataGGTTACCCACCCAATGCATAAGGATGACCAGTACATTTATCAAATGTCCGATAAATTAAAATATTCCACGTTACTTGCCCTATACTCACAGCATGTTATGGCATTTCTGATTTGAtcccaacaacaaaaaatctaatCTTGTGGAGTAGCCAAATGGCGTTTATAAGGCCTGTATCTTACGGGTAAACAGTCCAAAAAGCCCGGCGGTGCATCTTCACTGGTGACTTCTGCTGCATGCGCCTGATCACTGACGTTTTTCCTTGCATTGAAGTACTTCTCTCGGAAATGTCTGAGACTTCGTATAACTACAGATTCGTCGCTCTGACTTTTCCCTGACATCTTGCTTTTGATTTGGTAAGAATGATAATGCGTCTACGCTGTCCTCTATGTGCTAAACATTTATAAAAGCTCAAATAGGGTGCTAAGTACTGCGAAAAGTGAAGTTGACAACGAAGctgacgtttcttgtagttggtaGTTCGCCCACTTCCTTGTTGTTGGCGTGAAAGAGGTGCATTGTGGTTATTGTAGTTATACAGTGCAATACGTTTTACAACTCATTTTGAAACcaacatacagtatttattttcaatgacataaAATTAAATGAAAAACATTTTCCTTCAAAACGAACACCACAGAGATTCTCCATTTAAATGCATACTATCAAAATATCAAAGTTTCCATCACTGGGACATTACTCCGTGCCAAAGTGTGGGCAAAACAAATTGTGTTTTATAAGTGAGAAAAAGAAGTCGCATATTACAAA includes:
- the fbxo4 gene encoding F-box only protein 4 gives rise to the protein MSGKSQSDESVVIRSLRHFREKYFNARKNVSDQAHAAEVTSEDAPPGFLDCLPVDLQFLIMTLLSPVDLCRLGATSSYWRAMVRDPLLWRYFLVRDMPKWPSINHVTMPRLEALHTPLCVGEKEMEEPGHDFMTDYLKGYPACRQQWFPQRPPYSVVTSFLQSLVPTATEPRYAMFGPGMEQLDVSMVTKLMHTPDVLLVAGIPQRQINGIGSGISYVYKNQHKFNILTLYSTNRAERERARMEQQSVSNKLFIQEGRDQSGHPHFSPTPQVQEVCQAVDGFIYVANAEPGRGDDGEVEWAQIQALVDPALGSSSRPLLVLSCVSREEPDQIRTTSSNSTRTPCVDMAQRLCLPMLPNPWMVQDTVAESLSGVLDGISWLLGCSGLRL